A genomic window from Mustela nigripes isolate SB6536 unplaced genomic scaffold, MUSNIG.SB6536 HiC_scaffold_75, whole genome shotgun sequence includes:
- the LOC132008119 gene encoding small ribosomal subunit protein mS26-like, with the protein MIRALRVLGRGSPGGPPAPLLLQVRGRKTRYDPPAKSKVGRVTTPPAVDPVEFFLLTERYRLYRQTVRALRLEFVSEVRKKVHEARVGVLAERKALQDATEHRDLMAWNQAENQRLLELRLARLRQEAREQEQRQAEEKARRALEAQAWAQLKEQEVLQLQEEAKNFITPENLEARVEEALDSPKSYNWAITREGLVVRPQHKGS; encoded by the exons ATGATACGCGCGCTGCGAGTCCTGGGCCGGGGGTCCCCGGGCGGACCACCGGCCCCGCTACTATTGCAGGTGCGCGGCCGGAAGACCCGCTACGACCCTCCAGCCAAGTCCAAGGTCGGTCGCGTGACGACCCCGCCCGCGGTGGATCCTGTAGAATTCTTCTTGCTGACGGAGCGTTACCGGCTGTACCGCCAGACGGTGCGCGCCCTCAG GCTTGAGTTCGTGTCCGAGGTGCGGAAGAAGGTGCACGAGGCCCGGGTTGGGGTCCTGGCGGAGCGCAAGGCGCTGCAAGATGCTACCGAGCACCGCGACCTGATGGCCTGGAACCAGGCGGAGAACCAGCGGCTGCTCGAGCTGCG gttAGCGAGGCTGCGGCAGGAGGCGCGGGAGCAGGAGCAGCGGCAAGCGGAGGAGAAAGCCCGGCGGGCCCTAGAGGCGCAGGCCTGGGCGCAGCTCAAGGAGCAGGAAGTGCTGCAGCTGCAG GAGGAAGCAAAAAATTTCATCACCCCAGAGAACCTGGAGGCACGGGTGGAAGAAGCTTTGGACTCACCGAAGAGCTACAACTGGGCCATCACCAGAGAGGGGCTGGTGGTCAGGCCACAGCACAAGGGCTCTTAA
- the LOC132008129 gene encoding LOW QUALITY PROTEIN: progonadoliberin-2 (The sequence of the model RefSeq protein was modified relative to this genomic sequence to represent the inferred CDS: substituted 1 base at 1 genomic stop codon), translated as MASCRLGFLLLLLLTIHPGSLKAQHWSHGWXPGGKRASSSAEHPQQAPRLLGRVLGTAASSPDQTAQTLPSNTLAPPENSVPWESRTTGWWPLHWKQHLVQTLLVSIGRGRAWPSRGYCI; from the exons ATGGCCAGCTGCAGACTAGGCTttctgctactgctgctgctcaCCATCCACCCTGGATCCTTGAAGGCCCAGCACTGGTCCCATGGCTGGTAACCTGGAGGAAAACGAGCTTCCAGCTCAGCCGAGCACCCCCAGCAGGCCCCAAGGCTCCTAG GACGGGTCCTGGGCACTGCAGCAAGCAGCCCAGACCAGACTGCCCAAACCCTTCCAAGCAACACCCTGGCTCCCCCTGAGAACAGTGTGCCCTGGGAGAGTAGAACCACAGGCTGGTGGCCCCTCCACTGGAAGCAGCACCTGGTGCAGACACTACTGGTAAGTATAGGGAGGGGCCGGGCATGGCCCAGTAGGGGCTACTGCATCTAA